In a genomic window of Oncorhynchus keta strain PuntledgeMale-10-30-2019 chromosome 26, Oket_V2, whole genome shotgun sequence:
- the LOC118358990 gene encoding 60S ribosomal protein L5: MGFVKVVKNKSYFKRYQVKFRRRREGKTDYFARKRLVIQDKNKYNTPKYRMIVRFSNRDIVCQIAYAKIEGDMIVCAAYSHELPKYGIAVGLTNYAAAYCTGLLLARRLLNKFGLDKVYEGQVEVTGDEFNVESIDGQPGAFTCYLDAGLARTSTGNKVFGALKGAVDGGLSIPHSTKRFPGYDAESKEFNAEVHRKHIMGVNVSEYMSYLMEEDEDAYKKQFSRFIKNGVVPDKVEEMYRKAHAGIRENPVHEKKPKKEVKKKRWNRAKLSLAQRKDRVAQKKASFLRAQEQEAADS, translated from the exons ATG GGTTTTGTGAAAGTGGTGAAGAATAAGTCCTACTTCAAGAGGTACCAGGTCAaattcaggaggaggagag AGGGAAAGACCGACTACTTTGCCCGTAAGCGCCTGGTCATCCAAGATAAGAACAAGTACAACACACCCAAGTACAGGATGATCGTTCGCTTCTCCAACCGGGATATCGTCTGCCAG ATTGCCTATGCCAAGATTGAGGGTGACATGATCGTGTGCGCCGCCTACTCCCACGAGCTGCCCAAGTACGGGATCGCCGTGGGACTAACTAACTATGCAGCAGCCTACTGCACTGGTCTGCTGCTGGCCCGCAGG CTGCTGAACAAGTTTGGCCTGGACAAGGTGTACGAGGGCCAGGTGGAGGTGACTGGAGATGAGTTCAACGTAGAGAGTATTGATGGTCAGCCAGGTGCATTCACCTGCTATCTAGACGCAGGGCTCGCCAGAACCAGCACTGGCAACAAGGTGTTCGGGGCCCTGAAGGGGGCTGTGGATGGAGGCCTGTCCATCCCTCACAG CACTAAGCGCTTTCCTGGGTATGATGCTGAGAGCAAAGAGTTCAATGCGGAGGTCCACCGCAAGCACATCATGGGCGTCAATGTGTCAGAGTATATGAGCTACCTGATGGAGGAAGATGAGGATGCATACAAGAAGCAGTTCTCCCGCTTCATCAAGAATGGCGTTGTCCCTGACAAG GTTGAGGAAATGTACAGAAAGGCACACGCTGGCATTCGTGAGAACCCAGTCCATGAAAAGAAACCTAAGAAAGAAGTCAAGAAGAAGAG GTGGAACCGTGCCAAGCTCTCTCTGGCCCAGAGGAAAGACCGCGTTGCCCAGAAGAAGGCCAGCTTCCTCCGGGCTCAGGAACAGGAGGCTGCCGACAGCTAA